The following are encoded together in the Neofelis nebulosa isolate mNeoNeb1 chromosome 9, mNeoNeb1.pri, whole genome shotgun sequence genome:
- the CIAO1 gene encoding probable cytosolic iron-sulfur protein assembly protein CIAO1: MKDSLVLLARVPAHPDSRCWFLAWNPAGTLLASCGGDRRVRIWGTEGDSWICKSVLSEGHQRTVRKVAWSPCGNYLASASFDATTCIWKKNQDDFECVTTLEGHENEVKSVAWAPSGNLLATCSRDKSVWVWEVDEDDEYECVSVLNSHTQDVKHVVWHPSQELLASASYDDTVKLYREEEDDWVCYATLEGHESTVWSLAFDPSGQRLASCSDDRTVRIWRQYLPNNEQGVACSGSDPSWKCICTLSGFHSRTIYDVAWCQLTGALATACGDDAIRVFEEDPSSDPQQPTFSLTAHLPQAHSQDVNCVAWNPKEQGLLASCSDDGEVAFWKYQRPEGI; encoded by the exons ATGAAGGACTCGCTGGTGCTGCTGGCCCGCGTCCCGGCACACCCGGACTCCCGCTGCTGGTTCTTGGCCTGGAACCCCGCGGGAACCTTGCTGGCGTCGTGCGGTGGTGACCGTAGAGTCCGCATCTGGGGAACAGAAG GTGACAGCTGGATCTGCAAATCTGTCCTTTCCGAAGGCCACCAGCGCACTGTGCGGAAGGTGGCCTGGTCTCCCTGTGGCAATTACCTAGCCTCTGCCAGTTTCGATGCTACCACGTGCATTTGGAAAAAGAACCAGGATGACTTTGAG TGTGTAACGACTCTGGAGGGCCATGAAAATGAGGTCAAGTCAGTGGCCTGGGCTCCTTCTGGCAACCTCCTTGCCACCTGCAGCCGAGATAAGAGTGTGTGGGTCTGGGAAG TTGATGAAGATGATGAGTATGAATGTGTCAGTGTCCTCAACTCTCATACACAGGATGTCAAGCATGTGGTTTGGCACCCAAGCCAAGAG ctgTTAGCCTCTGCCAGCTATGATGACACAGTGAAGCTCTACCGGGAGGAAGAAGATGATTGGGTATGCTATGCCACCCTTGAAGGCCATGAATCCACGGTGTGGAGCTTAGCCTTTGACCCCAGTGGCCAGCGCCTGGCGTCTTGCAGTGATGACCGTACTGTGCGTATCTGGCGCCAGTATCTACCAAACAACGAGCAAG GGGTGGCATGCAGCGGCTCTGACCCCAGCTGGAAATGTATCTGCACTTTGTCAGGCTTCCACTCCAGGACCATTTACGACGTTGCTTG GTGTCAGCTGACAGGGGCCCTGGCCACAGCTTGTGGGGATGATGCCATCCGTGTGTTTGAGGAGGATCCCAGCTCAGATCCACAGCAGCCCACCTTCTCCCTGACAGCCCACTTGCCTCAGGCCCACTCCCAGGATGTCAATTGTGTGGCCTGGAACCCTAAGGAGCAGGGGCTCCTGGCCTCCTGCAGTGACGACGGGGAGGTGGCCTTCTGGAAGTATCAGCGACCAGAAGGCATCTGA